The DNA region ACCCATAAATCCAAGTGGACCGAAGGGCAGCAGGGGAAATTTGGCGTGAGCGTGACCTAGAGCGTGCATTTCCTCGCGGGCAGCGGCCATGAGCAGGAGATTTGGGGGCATGGGCATTCCGAGCATGGGAAGACCACCACCGCCCGATCCTCCACCCACAGCTCCATTCGCTAGCCCAGATCCGAAGATGCGCCCGGTGGCTGATGAGGGCGAGGAGAGATCCATGGCGGGCATCTCCCCACTCTCGCTGCGTCCTCCGGCCAGATCGGGATTGGAATGAGATCTCTCATCGGAGCCATCGTTGGGAACCCTTCGCTCCCGTTCCCGCTCCTTCTCCCTATCCCTCTCCCTTTCCAGGGGATGGGGCGTGGCTGTGGCTGCACTCGAGTTGTCCCTGGAGTCATCGGTGCTGTCCATGGTCATGAACTCATCGAAGTCACCGCCCTGCGAGGACTCAGACCTCTGACCCGAGTGGTCCGAAATGGTGGTGGAGAAGTCCAAGGTGTCCGAGGTGCCCAGCGACTTATTAGAGTTCTGATCTTCGATGCCCAGCCGTTCAGCCTCGCCAGGATTTGTTGGGGGAACTCCCTGGCCACCGCTGCCATCGTCCATGGTGTGGATGCGAATGTGCTGCTGCAGGATGATGCCGTTGGAGAACTTCTGGTGGCACACGGGACACTTGAACTGGCTCCTCATCGGCGGCTTGATCTTGTGTATGCTCATGTGGGCCTTCAGGTTTCCCTTGGTGGCGAAGGCCCTGCCGCAGATCTTGCAGCGAAAGGGACGCTCGCCAGTGTGGGTGCGGATGTGCATCTGCAGGGAACTGCGGCAGGACATGACCTTCTGGCAGAAGATGCACTGGTTCGGGTCGGTCAGCTTGTTCTCGATGTTGTCCACCAGCTGCTGCAGCTTCGAGGTCTCCGACGTCTTGTCGATCTCGATGAGGTCCTCCCACGACTTGTCGATGATGCGCTCCATTTGGGCGAGCGAGTACTCCGCCGGCTGAGACTCTCGGCTGGAGGAAGAGCGTCTCACCAGCTTGGCTATGTGCAAGTGCTCGGCCAGATCCCGTTCCCGGTCCTCCTGAGGAGGACTGCCAGCACTGCTGGTCTGTCGCTTCCGGACAGAACCATTTCGTCGCGATGGGGTCACCACCGGTTTGGATGCCTCTTTTTCAGGCTTCTCCGGTGGCGGCTGTTGAACCTCTGGCTTGACCTCCTTGGGAGTCTTGACTCGCTCCACGGGAGAGTGGGACTTCTCCTTCTCCTTTACCACTGGCTTGCTAAGATCCTCTGCCTGCTGAACTGGAATCGGAACCTCCTGCCTGACATCCTCTGGCTCCTCCACCTGCTGCTGAACTTGCTCCTGACCCGATGGAGGCCCCGGGGGCACAAAAGGCAGGCGAATGGGATACTGATCGGCCTGCGCTTGACCCTGACCCGAgtgccccacgttgggcgccactCCCGGTGGCAGCAGCATTGGTGGAAAGATCTGCGTGTGCCGCTGGTAGTGCACCTTCAGGTTGCCCTTCGTGGTGAACTTACTGCCGCAGACATTGCAAACGAATGGACGTTCGCCGGTGTGCGACCTCAGATGGATCTGCAGGGCCGAGTAGCTGCCGAAGATTTTCCCGCAGTACTTGCAGCGGTGCTTGAAGATCTCGCCGCGACTCTGAGCCTCCTTGGAGGCGTACTCCGAGTACTCCTCCTGCATCTGGGCGGCGTGTAGACTCTGGGAAGCGGAGTCCAGGACCTCCTCCGTTCGCCGCTGCAGCATCTCCAGGCAGTTGGGCTCGTTAGCGGCTGGGGGCTCGTGGTTGGTGATGATGCTCGAGGCCAGGCTCGAGCTGATGTCGCACATCATGGGTTGGTAGCCCTCCGGCTCCGCCTTCCTCTCCTCAGTCGCCCTCTTGTCAGTCTTTGAACTCTCCTCCCGTCGCGGCTCCACCTCCTGATCCTGCTCCAGCTCCTGATCCTGctcctcttcctcctcctTCAGGCCATTGGCTGGCTGCTTCTTGGGCTCCGgctcgtcctcctcctcgtcgctCTGGGATTGCCTGCCCAGGGCGACTGCCTCGGCCCTTTTCAATTGACTTTGCAGGTGCTGAATGAGCTGCAGCTGCATCAGATGCTGCCGCTGCACATTGAAGATGGTGGACTGCACCATTGCCAGGTCGGCGGACTGGTGGTTGCCGGCCATCGCCGAGGCCGCGAACTGGGCCACCGCCACTTTGGTATGTTGTAGGGCCTCCAGCGAGACGTGACCGCTGCCTGGCAGGGACTCCCGACCGCTGGACGAGATCAGCGAGAGGTCCAGGGCCTCGTTGCTGTTCTCCAGATCCCCGTGATCCTCGCCGTGCTCCTCGGCCACTTCCCTCTCCGTATCGGATTCCGGAACCGCTTCCGTTTCCATTTGCGGCTCGGtgccattgttgttgctatCCGCATCCAGTTCCTTGGCCAGCAGGGCGTCCCTATCCCTGTCTCTCTCCCTATCGCGATCCCTGTCCCTTTCCCGCTCCCCGCTGCCGCTCCTGGTGCCGCCAGTCCCACGGTAATTGATGCGGTTGCGAAATATTGAACACATTATCCTCTCGATCGGAAGCGCTCACCTCCTGATCCCAATTGCCGCTGAAGTCTGCTCATGGACTGCACCCTGGCAACGAAAGGGGAGAAGATATAGGGAAAATCTTGTGAGAAACGCACATTTTCCGATTTTCCCGCCAGCAACACTGGTCAGCATATACAAATGTTTGTGATTTTCGGTTGGAGAAAGATCAAAAAAAGTTaagtaaattaatttttaagaaGTATTTATTAAATAGTATTGACATAGATAATGTACTTAGGACACCACTTCAAAAGTTAGATATATAATACTTATAATAACTATATAATTTGAGACACATTCCTTAACAAATGATTCCAGGGAAAATTACCCACTTCGAAATCAAGTTGCGCAGTGTTATTTAGCAAGATATTATATATGCATATGGACGGATCCGTCACGTAAGGGGTGCCCGGTCAGgctttatgataaatttttgAATATATGAATAGCGGCGTGTCGCAATTTTAGACGTTGAATAAATGAACCGGGCGCATATGGTTAGTCGCGTATAACTTAATAGCAGCCTGCGATCTGGACTCGCGGCTGGAGCGAGAATTTGGATATTACGGAGTTGGCGTGGACTCTTGACCGGGTTGGAGGAACCCAAAAGAGTTTTGCATCAGCCATTCGCGTAAGAGTGggtaatttattgatttattacACGGAATCACTCAGCATAACTTTCAGCCTACCCAGATGATTGAGTTTGTGTGTCGAATCTGTCGAATTATTCCACCTAATTTACCTGACGCCGGCAGATATCGGCTACCGAGATATAACCATGGTAAAAATAATCCGTTCAGCGACATCAAAGAGGGTCAGATATACTGGAAAGTCGCAAGGCGAATGTTTTATCTAGAATATATACCTTACCTCGAAACATGGCAGAAGGATACTCTTGATAACCTTAATACATTGCACTACGCAGATTTAATGATTCTTTTGACTTTTGTAATCTCGTTTTGAAACTGGGGAAGTCCAGAGACAGCCGGGTATTGGATTGCCGCCTGATATAGAATCGTTTTCCTGCGAGGAGGATGGCACAGCGAACTCCCAAATACAACCAGTTATTCATGAACCTTCCTGTGGTCGGCATTATGGATCGAACTTGACTATGAATTTGTACACATTTAATCGGACATCAGATGGTATATGAATGGCCAACTTGGGGGAGTTTCCGACGAGGGTTGCCCAATCCCAACTAAAGTGTTCGATGTACGCGCCGCATAAATTTCGGAGCAAATCGATTTCAACATAATTCCACACCGTTTCTGAGTTACACTTTCAACAGGGCCACAAATTCTCGATTTCCCCGATTCTCCGGAGCCCCGAAGCCCCGAAAATAAGGCTTGCACGGCTATCCCATCCGCATTACGGCCGATTGCTTTATGATTATTTCCCGGCAATTAACAGAATTTATTGGCGAAGGTAAACACTCGCCAGATACAGATACCGATGAAGATACAGCTACAATAGGGTCCGTACTCGGATGCGTGGCTATATCGATTCGACGCACTCGAAATCATCGGCGCACACACATCGACTCCACTATTTCTATCAATGCCGATGGGCTCATTGGAAATCAATTTGTTTAATGCAGGGGAAGTGGGGATTTTGGGAGACTAAGACGAGGTGGAGTTGGCCCCCAAAGAACCAAAGTCTGGGCCTTGGCGAAAGTGTTAACCGAAACTAAAGTGAGCCGGGCCACAACTTATTCCACTTGAGCTGATTTCTTGAGCGATTTACGCACAGCCAAAAACATAAAACTTCCGCAATTGCCTCGGCAACCTCTATTGGAGCTTTAAGAAGTTGCAAGAGTCTGCGGTGGGATTCCATCAAAAAAGTTTCAAGCCTTCATTTCCTTTGTCACTCCACGGAAAAGCCCAGGAAAAACGTGGAATAGCCAAAGTTTCCTGTCAGCAGGTGGTCCTAGACTCTCGAAAGGAACTCTAAATCTTTCGGATCTCTCAGGCACGGTCTTTCTTGTAAAGTCCGGAATCAACACGGCGTCAATCATTCGGCCAAATCGTGAATTATAGTTGAGTATATATGCTGCTTCAGCGGATATTGATCAAAATTCATTGCAATTCGCTTGATTGATTGATGGCACAGTACATATATCCGGGGCCAATTGGCTGCTCTGTTTTAGGAGCCATCGAATGAATGAACCCGAATCCAACGTAAACAGACACTTTGGAAGTCTATCGGAGGGGGCGAACGGGAAATGGAATGCGAGATCTTGATTGAAGTCTGTTGTTTCAACCGTCGATCGAACACGAACGACTGCCAGTCCATCCACGGACATCACTTTATGGGATCGGGGATTTTCGGGGCAGCCAGCGCCAATTCTGACAGTCTGACGGAAATTACAGAAAATtgatgtatatttatatatttcgaaaaaattaTTATCCACGAATTATTGGTTCCTTAATGTAGTTTACATAATACTAAGTGCaacttgaaaaaaaaaaatttaaaggtGTTAAGCAACTTTATAAGATTTATAAATAAGCTATTAAGatatgtatattatatatattttgactTGTCCAAtgattttgttaaaaaacgTTTACAAAGAGTAATAGTAAGAATCTATTAAAGTACTACAAACTTCtgatattctccgttaaaaaacccaaaaataatataaaccTGGATTCTATGCTCTTAACTTAAAATGATCcttatattttaagaaaaataatgtATCGTTTAagggaatatatatatttttatttacatctTCAACAAAAATGAATAACATTCTTTGATTCTAAGCATACGTATCTAAACATACGTATAAGGTATCCTTAAGATATcatcatttttcaataaatgtATATTCTAATGTGATagctttaatttaaaaacacattcCGGTGTTTCCCACAGAAGCATGATTCATGTGAGCGGATTGTGTGATAAATAGCCACTCCAGTTTCACCTGACACATGCCGGGTTTATAGAAAAACTCCAGCAAGGTGAACCTGAACCCCACGCTTTTTTCCTCCCACTGAATTGACTTTCCAAAAAAGCCAGAGAAAATATGGGAAATAAAAACGGTTGAAGAAGCAGGGCAAAAAAAGTGGGAAATTGTTTGAGGCAAATTTATGAGCTTCGCTTAAGCAAGGCAACTGCGTCTGGTTAACGCTCCCCGATGTGCTCGGTATAAAGTCGTacatatacagtggtcggcataagtattttgacaaaataaaagttaagtatactcataacttgaatttacttcttgtaaactataggcatcaatggaaaggtaatttcaatgccgtttgaatgatacaatacatttctttacccattcagtacttattgaaaaggacgaatttgtgtaaatcaactttgaaatttttaaaaataacttttttcctcgtcttgaaaacttaaattttttgatgcaaaaagtttcttcaaacaaaaataatagtaactgcaaaaagaatttttcaaaaatcatttttcttatattttttatgaatttttgaaaatgcttaaaaacaggcatttgagccatatttttgtctttttcatacaaattttttccgacattgtcaccttcaaaaaatcataaaaaatataagcaaaatgatatttgaaaaattctttttgcagttactattatttttgtttgaagaaactttttgcatcaaaaaatttaagttttcaagacgaggaaaaaagttttttttaaaaatttcaaagttgatttacacaaattcgtccttttcaataagtactgaatgggtaaagaaatgtattgtatcattcaaacggcattgaaattacctttccattgatgcctatagtttacaagaagtaaattcaagttatgagtatacttaacttttattttgtcaaaatacatatgccgaccagtgtatatattTGCGGTACAGTGAGGGGTCGGGGGACTTAAGGCCACTTCAGCATTGACCATTTTGCATGAAAGCCTCTCGCTTCCCAAGCGAAAATATGTCCGAGCCACAGGGGCAGCCAATAACAACAACGAACCCGGGGCAATTCAAGTTCCCAGTCACCAGTTACCAGTTCAgaattcccatttccaggGGTCCCCTTACAAAATGTCTGCAAATTTATTAAGCTGAAAAAATTTTATGAGTTGAATTGGTATAATTTTCATATAATTTTTGAGAAAGAAGCGAAATGGAACGCCGCCAGACGGCGGAGACGGTCAATTCAACCAGTTGAGCCCAGCGGGGGGTTAAGcgccacacacacacctcTGTATTCAAGATGGGTGAGTGTGAGTGCGTATCTGTGTGGGGGAATGCAAATGACTGAGTGTGGAGGAGCAGAAGGGCGGGCAGAAGGGTCTGGAAATGAATGAATGGGCTGGGAAGCAGGCAAGTTCAGATACCCAAACGCATACAGGCACACAGCCCACTCACACTCAGAGGCCCCAGCTCACACAGATACTGCACACAGACGGGGGAGTCCGATTAAAAAAGCCTTGTAGATgaatttgtattgttttgcATTTGCTTTTGGGGCGCTACTTTGTTTTGGCCTCCGCTTTCGCCGCTCGTTTCTTCTGCTTCCTTGccatttcgtttttgtttgAGAGGAATAATACGGGGTTGTTGGTGGAGTTGTTAAGCTGCCATTgcaaacaattaaaatcataaGAGACGCACATAAATTATTCATGGCTTAATCTAAAGTGGACAATCTATGCAAAGTACCAGGGCACTCACACAGGCGCacatgtgtgtatgtgtgcaCGTTGGACACTTGTTTGtccccctgccacgcccctccCACCGCCCACACGTGAATGGCCATTTTTGATATTTTGCCATCCCTCGTCTCGCCCTCTTTTCGTTTTAATTACTCATAAACGAAGGAAATAATTGCATTCAAGTAGCCACATTCTGTTTCTACCTTGTTTTGCTGGCTCTGCTTCCATTTTTGGCAATTAAGAAGGACAACGAAGCGGGGCAGATTTGGTTTCCGAATTCTTGAACTTCATTTTTAGTTTTGCAGGAAATGGCAGTTAAACGAAGCAGTTTTCGGGTTGTTTTGTTACTTTTTGGTTCCTTAAGGTTTTTAGGGAGGTTTAGggatttttagtattttaaaaactggaatgcttttgtgttttttaaggAACATTCTTTTATCAACATgtcttactttatttttagatAAGCTAgattatattttattgaattgtgAACTCATTTGAATTGTTTTACTTTATTTCTAGATAATCTTGATTATCTTTTTTTGATTCCGGAACTCCAATTAACGTTATTTAATACCAAAATGCATtctttttaacatttaaatcGGCTGTGTACAtatctattaaatattatttttagagaacagtcttatttttaaatctaaatctaagttcaaaaaatattgtaaaGTGCCACGGAGAAACAATCAAAAGttaaagatattaaaaaaGGATTTGAACATAAAAAAATAACTCGTTTTATACAAattctcttttttttatactttaaaagttttattttacttttgcAAATGTTTTGGCACTATTGCTTCATGTTCTCTGTGACCGTATGAACTTCGACTTTAAATGTATATGATTTGTTTGGTGTCTAcagtttaataaatatataaatacattttaagatGTCAAACCGAATAGAAAAGATTAATATACTTAAAATACAgagtttttgtattattttattaagcaATTGGGATCTAACATTAATTACTGGGCTATAATTTTgtctgaatttttttaaattctttgtATAATGGGCTCAAAATCAAAAAGCTTTTATCGTATTGAATCACATTATTAATTGAGTCTATACATTTTCCagctaattttatttataattagtAATTCCGCCGCAAAACGTGTAGATCCggaataaaatcaattttagtAAATCGATTTCGTTATTAATTCAGTCGAATTTTTTCGTTATTCATTTCCGTAATTTAGCACAACCTGGCCAAGCcgaattttgttttgatgAATATGAATTGAATTTGGTTTATTACCCCGAcagaaaacaataaaaaggCAATTCTAACAGTGTTAGAATGGAATTCAACTAATAAACAGCGAAAAAGccataaaaattcaatttatgcGGCTTATTGAATTAGCGAGCggaattaaattgaaaattcacAAATGCAGAAATGCATGATATAGCTGCATATTTTTGAAGGCCCGCAGATCTAAAATCCGGGGAGTGCGGGGTGCAGATGGATTGATATATAGACAGATAGATTCGCATGCGAGGATGGTCGCTGTGTCAGATTCAATGGCCCACATTACAGAATCACGCTGcgaataataaaaacattttcgcCAAATATTCGCATTCAAAAGCTACAAAATATGCCGCTAACCATGGTGGAGGGGTGATGGGGGGAAGGGCTATCTGatagatacatttttatatagcgtCTATGGCCGCACATTTCTGTCAtaacacaaaataaatatttcatccGCCCCGTGTCCGCTTGGCTAGCTGGTTTTTAGTATTCCTCGCTGCCgttgtatttattattaaaatgaaaataaattttatatcaAATATATAATCCAAAGGGGTAAAGGGGGTGGGTGAAAAGCCAAATGGTGGGCGAGAAAAATGAGAGATAGACTCTGGCTAAAGCGCTTCGAATTTTTACAAATGAATTTATCGCCAGGCCAACGAGGAGGGAGCAAAAAATAGACGCTGAAATGAAATCGCGCGActcataaattaattaaaacaataaaacaataaatgcaCGAGGGCTGTTCAAGGAGAATTTCGTCGGCCcatatgtatctatgtatctttgtatctttgtatctggCTTGGCTTGGCAGAGTGCATGATTGTGAATTATTTATTGCTTCAATTGTGGCTGTATTGAAACTGCTCTAACATCTCCGCACAAGACTGAATTTCCCCATCAATCGCTGCATCTGTGACACACTGACTTGACACCTGTCATCTTTTCGTTTAACCCTAGATGGCCAATGTCGGCGAGAGTCTTTCTCCTCCCACCGAAAGCCATGTTCCTCCCTATCCGAATGTTAATTTTCTTCTTGACATGTTCTTGATGCTGTTCCATTGGCTTGGGATATTGTTCGACTTGCTCATGTTGTTGTCATTGCATAACAAGCACACACCCGAGCACACATCCCATGTCATATCCTTGGGCAGAGACGAGGAACAACGACCTCTTGCCCCCCTTGACCCCGCCCACCGGCCACCTTTGGGGCACAAAGATGTTGTATTTATGTTAACTTTGACATAAGCCCAACATGCAACTTTCGGGCTGCTCCGTTGCAGTTGCATGTCCTCGCATAAAGTGTCAAAGTTAAATAATCTAGGCAACGGCAGTCAGGGGAGGGGGTCAAGGGAAGAGGCGGAGGTGCATATAGAAAAGTAGCCCCGAGCTCTATTTCGATCTAGTGCAATATGTATTCTCCAATTTGTAGGTTACTCAGATGCCAAGAGTGTTtgtacacacacacatcttTCAAAGTCATGGCACTTGTGTGCGTCAAGAGGAGTCAACATCCATCAggataatatattttatgtactatatatgtacattgtacaatCTAGATAAATAATGTTTGCTTTACCCCAAGTTGCTTTTGATTTGTTCTGAGCAAGCGACACATATGCTATCCAATCATCAGTACAGATGTAAGATGTGAAAATACTTTATAGACTAATGTATTTAACAGTAATGATAGAAAATTATTAGCTTTGATTATTTTGCGAATCATTTTTAAACCCTTTGTACTCATTAGTTTAAAACTCAGTGATTAATACGCATTAAGTTCATATTTTCAATACGGGTCTGATGATTTAGTAACACCGTTCTGAAACGTGTCATATTAAAAACTTAGATCTCAATATCTACCTAAATTTTTTGAATGAAATGTATATGTAGCGAGACTATGGCGAAACTACAGTTTTCAAAGGCATTCAAAATCCAAAGTTAAAGAACTAATAAGGAGTTAGAGCTGAAACCTGTAACTACTATCATGAAAATATACCCATTTCTTATAGAATTTTGCCTTATAAAAACTCATCTCACACATCTTTCAAATTAAAGTTTCCTTACACTCAGTTGCACATAAAGCAAATCGAAGGGAAAGCAAAACCAAGTCGGATTTCTCTACACAAAGGGGTTGAAACCTGTCACAGTTCTTTCACAAAATCACCAGAATAATTCAAGACCTTATGCGCACTATTTCCCTTCAATTTTATTACTTCAATTTCCTTTCCGTTACACTACACCATTAATATAATACATTCCTTGGGGAGATGTCCTAGTTTGGAATTAActgaattaattttaatagaTTAAAGTTGAAGTGGGTTTTAAGCGTCGTGTTATAAATGTTCTCCAACTACTTTATCTTTTCCAATTTTAAATTCAGGAACCGTAAGTCTTTGCAACGGTCCGGTCCGTAagatatgtatttatattttcactGCTTAGATATTTTAATGAAGGTTGCTTTAACTTTAAGTTTCTGAAATTCATACAATTATGAACATTTTAATTGTAGACAGATTTCGATTAAGAACTATGAGTCTTGGCGGTATACTTTTTATGATATAAGGAATTAGAATTTAGAATTCTTGTTTTCAAGAATACCAATATTTATATTaggtttagctatctttgAACCGCATTTAAAGCCACttaaattaaacttattcacCTTTACAAAATAGTGCAGCCACAAGttatttgaaatataaaaataaatttaagttgTTTTCAGAAACTAGAATCTTTGTGATATTGGTTCATTTACTTCACTAATTACAACTCAGGAAATAACcgtttataaataaagtaaattgaaactaaaatataatttaaataatacttatgtaaagattagtaaaaatataaaaactcaCTTGATTTCTGCTCCTTTTTCTCCTCCTCGCACTTAGTATCCTTTGGTAAGCATCGTTCTATGAAGTTGAGTATCTTGCGGATGCCGTCGGAAAAGCAGTGTTAGTTTTTTGCACAGGATATAGTTGGTTCCGAAATCGAGTTTATTGCACATTATCCCCCTCTCGCCGTCCCCCTCCCTCTCTGCAGCCCTCTCTTTCCCTCCTTCCTTGGgctttgtttgttttatgTATTTGTTTTGCTGTTTTTGGCAAGTTACTTTTTACTTTTGCGGCTTGTGATGTAGATTTTATGATTAATTAAACACGCGCGACCGCTcggcccacacacacacactcgcacgcATGCCCCCGCCCCCCGCACGCACACCACGGCGCGTCCGTGTGCGCATATATATGTGTAGAtgcgtatatatatatgcgtAGCAGCGGAGGCGGCGGTAATAAAAACGCACTGCGGTACCGTTAGACCCCAAGTGGTATTTGCAATCTTTGGGATTCAGTTCTGGATGGTACTGGTTAACTGGGGTTCTGGGCTCTGGGTTCTGAGTTCTGGGAAAGGCGCTCTCGACTGGCAGGCTGCTTTTTGGCTCGCCGACTGAAACTATGGCCAAGAATCGAAATCGGGAATCGAATCGAATTCTCGGGCTGGAAACGAGTGCGAAACGAGAATCTCGAAAACCGAGGCGAGGCGAGGCGAGTTGAGTGGTGGCGAAAACGAGTGTCCTTTTTGGCGACTGCGTTGGCGAGTGGCGCCCCCGCGCGGCCGGAGAGCAAATGGCAGATGGCGATGGCGACTGAGGCAGCGACGTCCTGCGAGCCGGAGCGTCGACGGCGCTCTATGGAATCGCAATCGGGGGAAAAACAGGAGTTGCCCACCGTGGCCGCCAAAATTCGCAGCAGCGAAAGCTTCTCTGCCGcccgctctctctctctctctctcgcgggCTCTcctctccactctctctccgcCTCTGTTAGCGGCTAACAGCTGGGGAAGTGGCGTATAAGACTGCAGTTCGAATGTTAGGCCAGCGCTAACAGGGCTGTTGGTGTGGCACCCCTATAGCTGTGCTCCTCTAACCTCGCGCTCTCCCCCTCTCAGAGGAGAGAGCGCAGAAAAAACACACATAAAAGTAATCCAACGAAACGTCTTCGTTTTTTATGAACGTGCGCAGCGGAtcggcaaataaataaaaacgcaTATATAGCAAATTATGACAACTTTAGGCGGAGCAACGTCGACGCAGGCCCTTATTTTTTGTCTTgcttttttctcttttttcgaGACTCTCCCGTTGGCTCGGCATCCCAATCATATTTTTCCTTTATGTGCTCGCCGCTCCTTTTATTTATCCATATTTCCCTTATGTCAGCTGCCGCCGCTCCTCCGCTCCACCGCATCTTCTTCTTCCTCGAGGGCGTCTTGGCCGCCGATTGTCCTTTTTTTGCAGCGGGGATTTCGGATTGGCCGGCGATTTGCCGACGGGAAATCACGTTGGAGCAGATTTCACTGGCTTGGGATAATTTTGGGTTTAATCTGAGGTGGAAAACGATTTACAATGAAGAATTTTAATCTTATAGGCAAAACTTATGgtataatattatattgttGGTTTCTATAACATAAGTCTCTAATAAGTTGTATCCACATTGAAAACGTAAAGTATATTATCTTAAACTTGACATTTTGGGTATAGTTGGTTGGTGATTAGTTTAAAAAACATTGCATCGATTTAAAGTGGCATACATT from Drosophila subpulchrella strain 33 F10 #4 breed RU33 chromosome 2L, RU_Dsub_v1.1 Primary Assembly, whole genome shotgun sequence includes:
- the LOC119547740 gene encoding homeotic protein spalt-major; this translates as MCSIFRNRINYRGTGGTRSGSGERERDRDRDRERDRDRDALLAKELDADSNNNGTEPQMETEAVPESDTEREVAEEHGEDHGDLENSNEALDLSLISSSGRESLPGSGHVSLEALQHTKVAVAQFAASAMAGNHQSADLAMVQSTIFNVQRQHLMQLQLIQHLQSQLKRAEAVALGRQSQSDEEEDEPEPKKQPANGLKEEEEEQDQELEQDQEVEPRREESSKTDKRATEERKAEPEGYQPMMCDISSSLASSIITNHEPPAANEPNCLEMLQRRTEEVLDSASQSLHAAQMQEEYSEYASKEAQSRGEIFKHRCKYCGKIFGSYSALQIHLRSHTGERPFVCNVCGSKFTTKGNLKVHYQRHTQIFPPMLLPPGVAPNVGHSGQGQAQADQYPIRLPFVPPGPPSGQEQVQQQVEEPEDVRQEVPIPVQQAEDLSKPVVKEKEKSHSPVERVKTPKEVKPEVQQPPPEKPEKEASKPVVTPSRRNGSVRKRQTSSAGSPPQEDRERDLAEHLHIAKLVRRSSSSRESQPAEYSLAQMERIIDKSWEDLIEIDKTSETSKLQQLVDNIENKLTDPNQCIFCQKVMSCRSSLQMHIRTHTGERPFRCKICGRAFATKGNLKAHMSIHKIKPPMRSQFKCPVCHQKFSNGIILQQHIRIHTMDDGSGGQGVPPTNPGEAERLGIEDQNSNKSLGTSDTLDFSTTISDHSGQRSESSQGGDFDEFMTMDSTDDSRDNSSAATATPHPLERERDREKERERERRVPNDGSDERSHSNPDLAGGRSESGEMPAMDLSSPSSATGRIFGSGLANGAVGGGSGGGGLPMLGMPMPPNLLLMAAAREEMHALGHAHAKFPLLPFGPLGFMGLHPPPNVCNLCFKMLPSLAALESHLQSEHAKEPATGHALRPHSSEAGSPYGAKLTLNPNLFAKKPPSSSSGDKLPEPSALPFPSENPPATSIKEDPDQEQLMVEEGASAGEGSGSGAGSNYPQESGDAEQSLMKMQLHAHRFPASPLDFQQALMSAGPPTSSLDPPVNNKHFCHVCRRNFSSSSALQIHMRTHTGDKPFQCNVCQKAFTTKGNLKVHMGTHMWTNPTSRRGRRMSLELPMRPGPNSGQGHPGSSAEQEFMQRRPELFFPYLPPFFNGLPPKPGELSPGAFPNIPPPPFANGGKYPYPPGLLGFPGFLAQHPYGLERRSSSKSPTPEPAQSPSLREEEGSGNIWHPLSRIKVENNQNEGMGGFSEQEDQQEAEAETHGGDNEESESRDAEK